From Piscinibacter gummiphilus:
GCCGGAGATCTGTGCGGTGCTGAGGGCTGCGATGATGGTGGCCATGTGGATTCCTTGTTCGGTTGTCCGTCTGCGACTTGGAGCTGGGCGTTTGGGCCTGCTGTTGTCCTGTTAGGGCGGGATTGCGGTCACGTCTCTCGGAAGATCGGAGACCAGGGCATTCGGTTGAATGCGATGCCCACAGAACCTCGTTCCCTTCCCATTCCGTCGGAATATCGGTGGCCTGGGACTTGGACTTAAGGTGGATTTGCGGCACTTCGGCCGCGTTGTTCCCCATGCACGGCCGTGCTCGCAGCTGCGGCTGCGACATTCGTCACGAATTCGAGCGAGGACGAAAAAAAGGGCCTCGCCGCTGCCGGCGAGGCCCTTGTTCGTTGGCGCTCTCTATATGGAGCAGCGCGAGCGGTCAGCCGTGGTGGGCCGCGAACTCCTTCATGTAGTCGGCCAGCGCCTGCACGCCCTCGATGGGCATGGCGTTGTAGATCGAGGCGCGGATGCCGCCCACCGAGCTGTGGCCCTTCAACTGCACCATCCCTCGCTCCTTGGCGCCCTGGAGGAAGGCAGTCGTGAGCTCTTCAGTGGGCAAGGTGAAGGGCACGTTCATCAGCGAACGGTCGCTGCGCGCCACCGGGCTCGTGTAGAAGGGCGTGGCATCGAGCAGGTCGTACAGCAGCGCGGCCTTCTTGCGGTTGTGCGCTTCCATCGCGGCGAGGCCACCTTGTTTCTTCAGCCACTGGTACACCAGGCCCGCGATGTAGATCGCGTAGGTGGGTGGCGTGTTGAGCATGGAGTCGTTGTCGGCCTGCTGCTTGAAGTCGAAGGCATTGGGTGTGATGGGGAGCGCACGGCCGAGCAGGTCGTCGCGGACGAGCACGAGGGTCATGCCCGAGGGGCCCATGTTCTTCTGCGCGCCGGCGAAGATGAGGCCGTAGCGGCTCACGTCGATGGGGCGCGAGAGGATGTCGGAGGACATGTCGGCCACGAGCGGCACGCTGCCGGTGTCGGGCACCCAGTGGTATTGCACGCCGCCGATGGTCTCGTTGCTGCAGATGTGCACGTAGGCGGCGTCGGGGTCGAGCTTCCAGGTGTCGCGCGGCGGAATGCAGGTGTAGTGCTGCGGCTCGCTGGTGGCCACCTCGTTGGCCTTCGCATACTTCTTCGCTTCCTTCAGCGACTTGCTGGCCCAGGAGCCGGTGTTGACGACGTCGATGCTCTTCTTGTTGCCGAGCAGGTTCATGGGGATGATGCCGTTCATGCCGACACCGCCGCCTTGCAGGAAGAGGATCTTGTAGTTGCTCGGGAGGTTCAGCAGCTCGGCAAGGTCGGCCTTGGCCTGGGCCAGGATCGACATGAACTCCTTGCCGCGGTGGCTCATCTCCATCACCGACATGCCCGAGCCATGCCAGTCGAGCATCTCGTCGGCGGCCTGGCGGAGCACGGATTCGGGGAGGACGGCGGGGCCGGCGCTGAAGTTGTAGGCGCGAGTCATGTCTTCGAATGCTTTCTGGGGGGCTGGATAGCTTAGCTGATGGTGTTCAACGTGCTGCGATACAGATTCTGAGGTTTTGCGGGGGCACAGACGACGGAGCGGCACATCGGGCCTGGGGTGAGGGGCTCCGTTCATGTCCCTCCTCGATGAACGCTCCCGCGTTCATCGATTCCTTCCTTTACTTCACTGCGCCCCTCACCCCAGGCCCGATGTGCGAGAGACGCACTGCCCCATCGTGAAAGGGCTGGGTGGTGCTGGCGCGGGGAGTGGGGGTGTCGCACGGAGCGAAGTAAAGGAGGAGACGAAGGCCGCGGGAGCGGGCTTCGTCGGGGGACATGAGCGGAGTGCGACACCCCCACTCCCCGCGCTCGCTCAGAACCCAACCCGCCCTGTTAGATTCCAAGCCCATGAGCGACATGAGCTTCTTTTGGCACGACTACGAAACCTTCGGTCGTGTGCCGCGCCGCGACCGGCCTTCCCAGTTTGCCGGTGTGCGCACCGACGCCGACCTGAACGAGATCGGCGAGCCGGTGATGGTCTATTGCAAGCCCACGCCAGACTACCTGCCCGACCCCGAGTCGTGCCTGCTCACGGGCATCCTGCCGCAGGTGTGCCTGGCCGAAGGCCTGCCCGAGCATGCGTTTGCCGACCTGATCGAGAAGCAGCTGGCGACGCCCGGCACCATCGGCGTGGGCTACAACTCGATCCGCTTCGACGACGAGGTGACGCGCCACCTCTTCTGGCGCAACCTCATCGACCCCTATGCCCGCGAGTGGCAGAACGAATGCGGGCGGTGGGACCTGCTCGATGTGGTGCGCATCACCTGGGCGCTGCGGCCCGAGGGCATCGAGTGGCCGAAGCACGACGACGGTCGGCCCTCGTTCAAGCTCGAGCACCTCACCAAGGCGAATGGCTTGCTGCACGAAGCGGCGCACGATGCGCTCTCCGACGTGCGCGCCACGATTGCGGTGGCCAGGTTGATCAAGACGCGCCAGCCCAAGCTCTGGGACTTCTGCCTGCGCCTGCGCCGCAAAGACGAAGTGATCCGCGAGATGGGCGTGGGCAAGCCCTTTCTGCACGTCTCGGGCATGTACGGTGTGGAGCGTGGTTGCATGGCGCTCGTGTGGCCGCTCGCGCCCCACCCGACCAACAAGAACGAAGTCATCGTGTGGGACCTGGCGTCGGACCCGACCGAACTCTTCGAGCTCGATGTCGAGACCATGCGCCAGCGCATGTTCAGCCGCAGCGACGACCTCCCCGAAGGCGTGGCGCGGCTGCCGATCAAGACCATCCACATCAACAAGTCGCCCATCGTGGTGGGCAACCTCAAGACGCTGAGCGACGCCGCCGCGGCGAAGTGGGGCGTGGACATCGCGCTCGGCCTGCGCCACGCCGAGCTGTGTGCGCAGAAGGGCCAGTTGCTTGCCGGCATGTGGCCCGCGGTGTTCGAGCGGCCCGCGCCCGAAGGCAAGCCCGATGTCGATGAAGACCTCTACGGCGGCTTCGTCGGCAACGACGACCGCCGCACGCTGCAGCGCCTGCGCGGCCTGACGCCCGAGCAGCTGGCCGAGAAGCGCCCGGCGTTTGCCGACAAGCGGCTCGACGAGATCCTCTTCCGCTACCGGGCGCGCAACTTCCCGCACACCCTGACCGAGGCCGAGCAAGCGCAATGGCAGGAGCACTGCGCGCACAAGCTGCACGACGGCGCGGGCGGGGCGCTCACACTCGAAGCCTTCTTCGAGCGCATCGACCAGCTCGAGCCTGAGGCCGACGAGCGCGGCCAGGAGATCCTGGGCGCACTGGTGGACTACGCGACCGAGATCGCGCCCGAGCGCGCTTGACCCTGACGGAGGTCTCTCATGCGGCGACACATTCCCCTGACCCTCGGCCTCGCGCTGGCGATCACTCTCGCCGGCTGCGGCAGTGTGCAGAACGTGCCCATCCGCGACCGCGACTCACCCGCTGGCAGCGTGCGCGCCACCTTCCATGGCAAGACGGGCGCGCGGCCTTCGGGGCCCGGCATCGAGGTGGGCTACGAGCACTACACCGCGAAAGACGCGCAGACGCTCGCGTTGGGCGAATCGGTCGTGCTCGACAACGCCAGCTTCGTCGGCCCGCAAACCTTGCAGCACAAGGCGCAGATGCAGTACGGCTACGTGGCCTACAACCACCGGCTGCGCTTTGGCGAGCATTTCGAGCTGGAGCCCTTCGTCGGCGTGGCGCGTGTGCATTTCAAGCTGCGCACCACGCCCGGCAGCGGCAGCACGGTCACGAGCTTGAGCGACCGGCGCACCGGCGCCATCGGCGGCGTGACGCCGCGCTGGCGCTTCAACGACTGGCTGGCGGTGGAAGGGCGTCTGAGCTACCTCAACGCGTCGGCCTGGGCCTCGGGGGCGACCTACGAAGCGGCGGTGGTCTTCAGCCCGGCGCCGCAGGTGGCCTTGCGGTTCGGGTATTCCGACCGGCGCCACGAGATCGAGCCGGTGTTGTCGGGCGCGGTGTCGGAGGTGACCGTGCGCGCGCGCGGGCCGATGGCCACGCTGCAGTTCGACTTCTGAACGACGGCCTTTCGGCAGGCTTGTACCGAACGGCTCAGTTGAGCCCAACCGCGGGTATTCCATATCTGCACGTGCGTGCATAAATCTCAACATCCGCGTCCATCCCGCTGAATCCACGGCGAGGACGCTTGTTGAGGAGACACCATGCACAAGACCCGAGCCCTGCGGCCGCTGCTGAGCGCGCTCGCGCTGGCTGCCCTGTCATCCGCCACCTTCGCCGGCAGTGCCGACCCGGCGTCTGCCCCGCCCGAGCTGCCGACTGATCGGCTGATCGTCAAATACCGCAGCGAGGCGAGCAGCACCGTGCTGGCCCGCGCAAAAGACGCTGCCACCCGCCGTGGCCACCGCCTGGAGCTGCTGCGCCGCGGCGGCCTGGGCACGCACGTGATGCGGCTCGAGCGACACCTGCCGCTCGCCGACATGCGCCAACTCGCTCGCGAGATCGCCGCGACCGATGCCAACGTCGAATACGCCGAGCCCGACCGCATCCTGCAGGCGATGGCCACGCCCAACGACACGCAGTACGGCCAGCAATGGCACTACTACGAAGCACGCGGCGGCATCAACCTGCCGGCCGCATGGGACCTCACCAACGGCAGCGGCGTGACCGTCGCCGTCATCGACACCGGCTACCGCCCGCACGCCGACCTGGCCGCCAACATCGTGGGCGGCTACGACATGATCAAGGACACCGGCGGCAGCAACGACGGCAACGCCCGCGACACCGACGCCCGCGACCCCGGCGACTACGCCACCTACGGCCAGTGCGGCCTCTTCTCGCCCTCGCACAACAGCAGCTGGCATGGCACGCACGTGGCGGGCACCATCGCTGCCGTCACCAACAACGGCAACGGCGTCTCGGGCATCGCCTACGGTGCGAAGGTCGTGCCGGTGCGAGTGCTCGGCGCTTGCGGCGGCTACACCTCCGACATCGCCGACGGCATCATCTGGGCCTCGGGCGGCAGCGTCTCGGGTTCGCCGGCCAACCCCAACCCGGCACGCGTGATCAACATGTCGCTTGGCGGCAGCGGCTCGTGCGACAGCACCTCGCAGAATGCGATCAACTCGGCGCGCAGCCGGGGCACGGTGGTGGTGGTGGCGGCGGGCAACAGCAATGCCAACGCCTCGGGCTTCTCGCCCGCGAGCTGCTCGGGCGTGATCGCGGTCGCCGCGACCAACCGCAACGGCGGTCGGGCCTCGTATTCGAACTACGGCGCGATCGTGTCGGTGGCCGCGCCGGGGGGCGACACCGCCTCGGGTTCGGCCAACGGCATCCTCTCGACGCTCAACAGCGGCACCCGCGGACCGGGCAACGACAACTACGCGTACTACCAGGGCACCTCGATGGCCGCGCCGCACGTGGCGGGCGTGGCGGCGCTGGTGCTGTCGCGCAACCCCTCGCTCACACCTGACCAGGTGGCCTCGATCCTCAAGAGCACGGCGCGGGCGTTCCCGGCCACCTGCTCGCAGTGCGGCACCGGCATCGTCGACGCCTATGCGGCGGTGGTGGCGGCCGGGGGTGGCACCACGCCGCCGCCCACCAACACGGTGGCCGAGATTGAGTCGAACAACACCGGCTCGACCGCGCAACTGGTGCGCGAGGGCTACACCGTCACTGGCTCGATTTCCAGCAGCAGTGACGTCGACTACTACCGCGTGAACATCAACCCCGGCAGCACGCTCGGCGTGCGCCTCACGCCGGTGAGCACGGCGAACTACGACGTCTACATCTACAACAGTGCCGGTACGCAGCTGGCCAGCAGCACCCTCGGCACCGGCCAAGTCGACAGCACCTCGGTGCGCAACAACGGCACGACCGTGGCGACCTATTACGTGCGCGTGCGCTACGTGAGCGGCACCACTGGCTCGGGTGGCACGTATTCGCTGGCGCTCGACTGATTGCTTTCAGTCAGCGCCAACAAAAAGGCCCGCGGTGTGAGCCGCGGGCCTTTTGCCATTCAGCGCTGAACGATCAGACCGTCGTCACCGTCTTCGCCGTCTCGACGTACTCGTCGATCTGGTTGAAGTTGAGGTAGCGGTACACGCTCGCCTTGTCGGCGTCGATGATGCCCATCTCTTTCAGGTACTCGGCAGGCGAGGGCAGCTTGCCCAGGCGCGAGGCGATGGCGGCCAGCTCGGCCGAGCCGAGGAACACGTTGGTGTTCTTGCCCAGGCGGTTGGGAAAGTTGCGGGTCGAGGTGGAGATCACCGTCGCACCTTCACGCACCTGCGCCTGGTTGCCCATGCACAGCGAGCAGCCCGGCATCTCGGTGCGCGCACCGGCGGTGCCGAAGGCGGCGTAGTGGCCTTCCTTGATCAGCTCGTCCTGGTCCATCTTGGTCGGCGGGGCGACCCACAGCTTGACCGGGATGTCGCGCTGGCCGCCGAGCAGCTTGGCCGCGGCACGGAAGTGGCCGATGTTGGTCATGCACGAGCCGATGAAGGCTTCGTCGATCTTGGTGCCTTGCACTTCCGACAGGAACTTGGCGTCGTCCGGGTCGTTCGGGCAGCAGACGATCGGCTCCTTGATGTCGGCCAGGTCGATCTCGATGATGGCGGCGTACTCGGCGTCCTTGTCGGCTTCGAGCAGCTGCGGGTTGGCGAGCCAGGCTTCGACCTTCTCGATGCGGCGCTGCAGGGTGCGGGCGTCGGCATAACCGTTGGCGATCATGTTCTTCATCAGAACCACGTTCGACTTCAGGTACTCGGCGACCGGCTCCTTGTTGAGCTTGATCGTGCAACCGGCGGCCGAGCGCTCGGCGGAGGCGTCGGAGAGCTCGAATGCTTGCTCGACCTTCAGGTCGGGCAGGCCTTCGATCTCGAGCACGCGGCCCGAGAAGATGTTCTTCTTGCCGGCCTTGGCAACCGTCAGCAGGCCTTGCTTGATCGCGTAGAGCGGGATGGCATGCACGAGGTCACGCAGGGTGACGCCCGGCTGCAGGGTGCCCTTGAAGCGCACCAGCACCGATTCGGGCATGTCGAGCGGCATCACGCCGGTGGCCGCGGCGAAGGCCACGAGGCCCGAGCCGGCGGGGAAGGAGATGCCGATCGGGAAGCGGGTGTGCGAGTCGCCGCCGGTGCCCACGGTGTCGGGCAGCAGCAGGCGGTTGAGCCAGCTGTGGATCACGCCGTCGCCCGGGCGCAGGGCCACGCCGCCACGGTTGCTGATGAAGGCCGGCAGCTCGCGGTGCATCTTCACGTCGACCGGCTTCGGGTAGGCCGCGGTGTGGCAGAAGGACTGCATCACCATGTCGGCACTGAAGCCGAGGCAGGCGAGGTCTTTCAGCTCGTCGCGGGTCATCGGGCCGGTGGTGTCTTGCGAGCCAACGGTGGTCATCTTGGGCTCGCAATACGTACCGGGGCGCACGCCCTGGCCTTCGGGCAGGCCGCAGGCGCGGCCGACCATCTTCTGCGCGAGCGTGAAGCCCTTGGTGCTGGCGGCAGGCGCCGTCGGCAGGCGGAACACGGTGGAGGCGGGCAGGCCGAGGAACTCGCGCGCGTTGGCGGTCAGCGAGCGGCCGATGATGAGGTTGATGCGGCCGCCGGCGCGCACTTCGTCGAGCAGCACGTCGCTCTTGAGCGCGAAGGTGGCGACCGTGGCGCCGTTCTTCTCGAGCTTGCCGTCATACGGGTAGACGTCGATCACGTCGCCCATCTCGAGCTTCGACACGTCGACCTCGATCGGCAGCGCGCCGGAGTCTTCTTGCGTGTTGAAGAAGATCGGGGCGATCTTGCCGCCGAGGGTGACGCCACCGAAGCGCTTGTTCGGCACGAAGGGGATGTCTTCGCCCGTGGCCCAGATCACCGAGTTGGTGGCCGACTTGCGCGAAGAGCCGGTGCCGACCACGTCGCCCACGTAGGCCACGAGGTTGCCCTTCTTCTTCAGGTCTTCGATGAACTGCATCGGGCCGCGCTTGCCGTCTTCCTCGGGCTTGAAGGCCGCATCGGGGCGGGTGTTCTTCAGCATCGCGAGGTAGTGCAGCGGGATGTCGGGGCGGCTCCACGCATCGGGAGCCGGCGACAGGTCGTCGGTGTTGGTCTCGCCGGGCACCTTGAAGACGGTGACGGTGATCTTCTTCGCGACTTCGGGGCGCGAGGTGAACCACTCGGCGTTGGCCCACGACTGGATGACTTCCTTCGCCTTGGCGTTGCCAGCCTTTGCCTTGGTGGCGACATCGTTGAAGAAGTCGAACATCAGCAGCGTCTTCTTCAGCGCATCGGCGGCGACAGACGCGACGTCAGCGTGGTCGAGCAGGTCAACCAGCGGCTGCACGTTGTAGCCGCCGACCATGGTGCCGAGCAGCTCGGTGGCCTTGGCCTTGGAGATGAGCGCGACCGTCACGTCGCCATGGGCGACGGCGGAGAGGAAGGAGGCCTTGACCTTGGCCGCGTCGTCCACGCCCGGAGGCACGCGGTGGGTCAAGAGGTCCAGCAGGAATTCGCCTTCGCCGGCCGGGGGGGCCTTGAGCAGCTCGATGACCTCGGCCGTCTGCTGGGCGGTCAGGGGCAGCGGCGGAATGCCGAGCGCGGCGCGGTCAGCAACATGTTGGCGATAGGCTTGAAGCATGGAGTTCTCCGGGTGGTGCAAAGCAAGGGAAAGGGGAAGCAAGATTCCTGCGCGCGGGGCGAACAGGAACTTGCCATGCGGTCATGTGGTTTGCGTGCGCACCCGGAGAAGCTCGTCGAATCACGACTTCGACGCCTCCATGGCGGCACGCTGCTTCTCGTGCACACAAGCGTCGACCAGGCGCTGGCCGATCTTGGTGTCCATCAGCATCGACTTGTTGGCGATCTGCAGCAGGAGCGTGCGGCCCTTGACGTCTTCCAGGCGCAGCGCGCCGGTGGACGAGACGCTGGGCTTCATGGTCCAGGTGTCCTTCTTGAACTTGACGTCGACGTAGCCCGGGTACTTGGCATTCATCGAGACGTCGATGGTCTGCTTGAAGTCGCATTCGTAGACGCCGAAGTGCGTGCGCTCGGCGGCTTCGAGCTGGGCCTGGTCGGCCGGGGGCAGCGGCTTCTCTGCCGGAGCGGCCTTTTTCGCAGCGGGCTTGGCGGCCGTCTGGGCCATGGCGGCGCCGCCAGCGAGGGCGAAAGAAACGGCAACGGCAAGTGCGATGCGAGAGGTCATGGATTCACTCCTGGGGTTGAGGGAGCACGAATTGTGAAGGGCCGCTCACATCGGCTTCCCAGGGCGGAATCCCTGATTGAAACAATTTGCAGGGCTGCATCGCGACGCGTCGCGCACCTGCGGTGCGCGCTGCCTCCGGCTGGTGCGGAAGGCAGCGCAAACGCGGTTCGGGTCGGCGTGTCTGAAGTCACGAACGCGGCATGTGCCGCCGCCCCACGGACGCCACCTGCCGTGCTAGCGCCGCGCGTGAGCGGCGCTGTCTCGCTGAAACATTTGTTCGCCAACCCGGCGAGCGCAGGTGTGAAGGAGTTCACGCCGCCGCTCCCGGGGTGTCAGCAAAAAACACCTCTTCGACCTGCGCCGGCAAGGCTTGGCCGGTCTGCCGTGCACGCTCCAGCACATGCCAGAAGTAGCGGAAGCTCGCGCGGTCGTGCAGGGTCTGGTGGTGGCTGATAGGGGCCCAGTCGGCGGCCTGCGCGGCCATCAGGATCTCGATGGCCTGGTCGGTCTCGGCAACCGTGGGCGCGAAGCTTTCGACGATGGGCAGGATCTGGTCGGGGTGGATGCTCCACATGCGCAAGTAGCCAAGTTGGCGCGAAGCCTTCTTGGCGGCGTCGCGCA
This genomic window contains:
- the serC gene encoding 3-phosphoserine/phosphohydroxythreonine transaminase produces the protein MTRAYNFSAGPAVLPESVLRQAADEMLDWHGSGMSVMEMSHRGKEFMSILAQAKADLAELLNLPSNYKILFLQGGGVGMNGIIPMNLLGNKKSIDVVNTGSWASKSLKEAKKYAKANEVATSEPQHYTCIPPRDTWKLDPDAAYVHICSNETIGGVQYHWVPDTGSVPLVADMSSDILSRPIDVSRYGLIFAGAQKNMGPSGMTLVLVRDDLLGRALPITPNAFDFKQQADNDSMLNTPPTYAIYIAGLVYQWLKKQGGLAAMEAHNRKKAALLYDLLDATPFYTSPVARSDRSLMNVPFTLPTEELTTAFLQGAKERGMVQLKGHSSVGGIRASIYNAMPIEGVQALADYMKEFAAHHG
- the sbcB gene encoding exodeoxyribonuclease I produces the protein MSDMSFFWHDYETFGRVPRRDRPSQFAGVRTDADLNEIGEPVMVYCKPTPDYLPDPESCLLTGILPQVCLAEGLPEHAFADLIEKQLATPGTIGVGYNSIRFDDEVTRHLFWRNLIDPYAREWQNECGRWDLLDVVRITWALRPEGIEWPKHDDGRPSFKLEHLTKANGLLHEAAHDALSDVRATIAVARLIKTRQPKLWDFCLRLRRKDEVIREMGVGKPFLHVSGMYGVERGCMALVWPLAPHPTNKNEVIVWDLASDPTELFELDVETMRQRMFSRSDDLPEGVARLPIKTIHINKSPIVVGNLKTLSDAAAAKWGVDIALGLRHAELCAQKGQLLAGMWPAVFERPAPEGKPDVDEDLYGGFVGNDDRRTLQRLRGLTPEQLAEKRPAFADKRLDEILFRYRARNFPHTLTEAEQAQWQEHCAHKLHDGAGGALTLEAFFERIDQLEPEADERGQEILGALVDYATEIAPERA
- a CDS encoding S8 family serine peptidase; its protein translation is MHKTRALRPLLSALALAALSSATFAGSADPASAPPELPTDRLIVKYRSEASSTVLARAKDAATRRGHRLELLRRGGLGTHVMRLERHLPLADMRQLAREIAATDANVEYAEPDRILQAMATPNDTQYGQQWHYYEARGGINLPAAWDLTNGSGVTVAVIDTGYRPHADLAANIVGGYDMIKDTGGSNDGNARDTDARDPGDYATYGQCGLFSPSHNSSWHGTHVAGTIAAVTNNGNGVSGIAYGAKVVPVRVLGACGGYTSDIADGIIWASGGSVSGSPANPNPARVINMSLGGSGSCDSTSQNAINSARSRGTVVVVAAGNSNANASGFSPASCSGVIAVAATNRNGGRASYSNYGAIVSVAAPGGDTASGSANGILSTLNSGTRGPGNDNYAYYQGTSMAAPHVAGVAALVLSRNPSLTPDQVASILKSTARAFPATCSQCGTGIVDAYAAVVAAGGGTTPPPTNTVAEIESNNTGSTAQLVREGYTVTGSISSSSDVDYYRVNINPGSTLGVRLTPVSTANYDVYIYNSAGTQLASSTLGTGQVDSTSVRNNGTTVATYYVRVRYVSGTTGSGGTYSLALD
- the acnB gene encoding bifunctional aconitate hydratase 2/2-methylisocitrate dehydratase — translated: MLQAYRQHVADRAALGIPPLPLTAQQTAEVIELLKAPPAGEGEFLLDLLTHRVPPGVDDAAKVKASFLSAVAHGDVTVALISKAKATELLGTMVGGYNVQPLVDLLDHADVASVAADALKKTLLMFDFFNDVATKAKAGNAKAKEVIQSWANAEWFTSRPEVAKKITVTVFKVPGETNTDDLSPAPDAWSRPDIPLHYLAMLKNTRPDAAFKPEEDGKRGPMQFIEDLKKKGNLVAYVGDVVGTGSSRKSATNSVIWATGEDIPFVPNKRFGGVTLGGKIAPIFFNTQEDSGALPIEVDVSKLEMGDVIDVYPYDGKLEKNGATVATFALKSDVLLDEVRAGGRINLIIGRSLTANAREFLGLPASTVFRLPTAPAASTKGFTLAQKMVGRACGLPEGQGVRPGTYCEPKMTTVGSQDTTGPMTRDELKDLACLGFSADMVMQSFCHTAAYPKPVDVKMHRELPAFISNRGGVALRPGDGVIHSWLNRLLLPDTVGTGGDSHTRFPIGISFPAGSGLVAFAAATGVMPLDMPESVLVRFKGTLQPGVTLRDLVHAIPLYAIKQGLLTVAKAGKKNIFSGRVLEIEGLPDLKVEQAFELSDASAERSAAGCTIKLNKEPVAEYLKSNVVLMKNMIANGYADARTLQRRIEKVEAWLANPQLLEADKDAEYAAIIEIDLADIKEPIVCCPNDPDDAKFLSEVQGTKIDEAFIGSCMTNIGHFRAAAKLLGGQRDIPVKLWVAPPTKMDQDELIKEGHYAAFGTAGARTEMPGCSLCMGNQAQVREGATVISTSTRNFPNRLGKNTNVFLGSAELAAIASRLGKLPSPAEYLKEMGIIDADKASVYRYLNFNQIDEYVETAKTVTTV